A window of the Vigna angularis cultivar LongXiaoDou No.4 chromosome 3, ASM1680809v1, whole genome shotgun sequence genome harbors these coding sequences:
- the LOC108325858 gene encoding cryptochrome-1 isoform X2, giving the protein MVSNRTIVWFRRDLRIEDNPALAAAAREGSVLPVYIWCPKEEGQFYPGRVSRWWLKQSLAQLDRSLKSLGTRLVFIKTHSIVTALLDCIKAIQATKVVFNHLYDPVSLVRDHNIKEKLVEQGISVQSYNGDLLYEPWEIYTESGRAFTTFDAFWKKCLHKQMDVVSVVPPWQLTPAEGKVECCSVEELDLENELEKPSNALLGRAWSPGWRNADKALTEFVEQHLLHYSKKRLKVGGDSTSLLSPYLHFGELSVRKVFQVTRMKQILWTNEGNSVGEESVNLFLRAIGLREYSRYLCFNFPFTHERALLGHLKFFPWDPDPDNFKTWRQGRTGYPLVDAGMRELWATGWIHNRIRVIVSSFAVKMLLLPWKWGMKYFWDTLLDADLESDILGWQYISGGLPDGHELERLDNPEILGAKFDPEGEYVRQWLPELARMPTEWIHHPWDAPLTVLRASGVELGQNYPKPMIDVDLARERLTEAIFKMWESEAAAKAAGTEPRDEVVVDNTNSVENLDTPKLVFLEKAPCATVSANDQKVPALPDSKIDHPPTRKRPNCMVEEGQNQDNSQNHNKDIGMSSIDQDICSTADSSSCKKQCASTSSYSFSVPQQCSSSSNLKWPWQEQIDMEQSSSKDGAM; this is encoded by the exons ATGGTTAGCAACAGGACTATTGTTTGGTTTAGAAGGGACCTTAGAATTGAGGACAATCCTGCATTAGCTGCTGCTGCCAGGGAGGGTTCTGTACTTCCTGTTTATATATGGTGCCCTAAAGAGGAGGGACAATTTTATCCAGGAAGAGTGTCAAGGTGGTGGCTGAAGCAATCTCTTGCTCAACTGGATCGGTCACTGAAGTCTCTTGGGACCAGGCTTGTGTTCATCAAAACCCATAGTATTGTCACAGCTCTTTTGGACTGCATAAAGGCCATTCAAGCAACAAAAGTAGTGTTTAACCATCTATATG ATCCAGTTTCACTTGTCCGTGACCACAACATCAAAGAAAAACTAGTGGAACAAGGCATCTCTGTGCAAAGCTACAATGGGGATCTGTTGTATGAGCCATGGGAAATATATACTGAGAGTGGACGTGCTTTCACTACCTTCGATGCTTTTTGGAAGAAATGCTTGCACAAGCAAATGGATGTTGTTTCAGTTGTTCCTCCGTGGCAATTAACTCCAGCTGAAG GAAAAGTTGAGTGTTGTTCAGTGGAGGAACTGGATcttgaaaatgaattagaaaagcCAAGCAACGCGTTACTGGGACGGGCATGGTCACCGGGTTGGAGAAATGCTGACAAGGCCTTAACAGAATTTGTGGAGCAGCATCTACTTCACTACTCCAAGAAAAGGCTGAAGGTTGGTGGAGACTCAACGTCACTCTTGTCCCCATATCTTCACTTTGGAGAATTGAGCGTGAGGAAAGTTTTTCAAGTGACACGTATGAAGCAAATATTATGGACAAATGAAGGCAACAGTGTTGGTGAAGAGAGTGTAAATCTTTTTCTGAGGGCCATTGGACTTAGAGAGTACTCACGTTATCTTTGTTTCAACTTTCCCTTCACTCACGAGAGAGCACTTCTGGGGCACTTAAAGTTTTTTCCTTGGGATCCTGATCCTGATAACTTTAAGACTTGGAGACAAGGGAGGACTGGTTATCCTTTGGTTGATGCAGGAATGAGAGAACTTTGGGCAACAGGATGGATACACAACAGAATAAGAGTAATAGTTTCAAGTTTTGCTGTCAAAATGTTGCTTCTACCTTGGAAATGGGGGATGAAGTATTTCTGGGACACACTTTTGGATGCAGACCTTGAAAGTGATATCTTGGGTTGGCAGTATATCTCAGGTGGCTTACCAGATGGTCATGAGCTTGAGCGCTTGGACAATCCTGAG ATTCTAGGTGCCAAGTTTGATCCAGAAGGTGAGTATGTGAGGCAATGGCTACCTGAGTTGGCAAGAATGCCAACTGAGTGGATCCATCACCCCTGGGATGCACCACTTACTGTGCTTAGAGCATCAGGAGTTGAGTTGGGTCAAAATTACCCAAAGCCAATGATTGATGTAGATTTGGCCAGAGAAAGACTCACTGAAGCTATATTTAAGATGTGGGAATCTGAGGCAGCAGCAAAAGCTGCTGGTACTGAACCAAGGGATGAAGTTGTTGTAGACAACACTAACAGTGTTGAAAACTTGGACACTCCAAAACTTGTCTTTCTGGAAAAGGCTCCGTGTGCTACTGTTTCTGCTAATGATCAGAAGGTACCAGCACTACCGGATTCCAAGATAGACCACCCTCCTACTCGTAAGAGGCCAAATTGTATGGTAGAGGAGGGGCAGAACCAGGATAACTCTCAAAATCATAACAAAGATATTGGAATGTCAAGCATTGATCAAGACATTTGCTCCACAGCTGATTCTTCATCATGCAAGAAGCAGTGTGCCAGTACAAGCTCATATTCATTTTCAGTTCCACAACAGTGTTCCTCATCTTCAAATCTAAAGTGGCCATGGCAAGAACAGATTGACATGGAGCAGAGTTCTAGCAAAGATG GAGCTATGTGA
- the LOC108325858 gene encoding cryptochrome-1 isoform X1 produces MVSNRTIVWFRRDLRIEDNPALAAAAREGSVLPVYIWCPKEEGQFYPGRVSRWWLKQSLAQLDRSLKSLGTRLVFIKTHSIVTALLDCIKAIQATKVVFNHLYDPVSLVRDHNIKEKLVEQGISVQSYNGDLLYEPWEIYTESGRAFTTFDAFWKKCLHKQMDVVSVVPPWQLTPAEGKVECCSVEELDLENELEKPSNALLGRAWSPGWRNADKALTEFVEQHLLHYSKKRLKVGGDSTSLLSPYLHFGELSVRKVFQVTRMKQILWTNEGNSVGEESVNLFLRAIGLREYSRYLCFNFPFTHERALLGHLKFFPWDPDPDNFKTWRQGRTGYPLVDAGMRELWATGWIHNRIRVIVSSFAVKMLLLPWKWGMKYFWDTLLDADLESDILGWQYISGGLPDGHELERLDNPEILGAKFDPEGEYVRQWLPELARMPTEWIHHPWDAPLTVLRASGVELGQNYPKPMIDVDLARERLTEAIFKMWESEAAAKAAGTEPRDEVVVDNTNSVENLDTPKLVFLEKAPCATVSANDQKVPALPDSKIDHPPTRKRPNCMVEEGQNQDNSQNHNKDIGMSSIDQDICSTADSSSCKKQCASTSSYSFSVPQQCSSSSNLKWPWQEQIDMEQSSSKDGKYILTFPTEKRYENTVSNERHLQKLFE; encoded by the exons ATGGTTAGCAACAGGACTATTGTTTGGTTTAGAAGGGACCTTAGAATTGAGGACAATCCTGCATTAGCTGCTGCTGCCAGGGAGGGTTCTGTACTTCCTGTTTATATATGGTGCCCTAAAGAGGAGGGACAATTTTATCCAGGAAGAGTGTCAAGGTGGTGGCTGAAGCAATCTCTTGCTCAACTGGATCGGTCACTGAAGTCTCTTGGGACCAGGCTTGTGTTCATCAAAACCCATAGTATTGTCACAGCTCTTTTGGACTGCATAAAGGCCATTCAAGCAACAAAAGTAGTGTTTAACCATCTATATG ATCCAGTTTCACTTGTCCGTGACCACAACATCAAAGAAAAACTAGTGGAACAAGGCATCTCTGTGCAAAGCTACAATGGGGATCTGTTGTATGAGCCATGGGAAATATATACTGAGAGTGGACGTGCTTTCACTACCTTCGATGCTTTTTGGAAGAAATGCTTGCACAAGCAAATGGATGTTGTTTCAGTTGTTCCTCCGTGGCAATTAACTCCAGCTGAAG GAAAAGTTGAGTGTTGTTCAGTGGAGGAACTGGATcttgaaaatgaattagaaaagcCAAGCAACGCGTTACTGGGACGGGCATGGTCACCGGGTTGGAGAAATGCTGACAAGGCCTTAACAGAATTTGTGGAGCAGCATCTACTTCACTACTCCAAGAAAAGGCTGAAGGTTGGTGGAGACTCAACGTCACTCTTGTCCCCATATCTTCACTTTGGAGAATTGAGCGTGAGGAAAGTTTTTCAAGTGACACGTATGAAGCAAATATTATGGACAAATGAAGGCAACAGTGTTGGTGAAGAGAGTGTAAATCTTTTTCTGAGGGCCATTGGACTTAGAGAGTACTCACGTTATCTTTGTTTCAACTTTCCCTTCACTCACGAGAGAGCACTTCTGGGGCACTTAAAGTTTTTTCCTTGGGATCCTGATCCTGATAACTTTAAGACTTGGAGACAAGGGAGGACTGGTTATCCTTTGGTTGATGCAGGAATGAGAGAACTTTGGGCAACAGGATGGATACACAACAGAATAAGAGTAATAGTTTCAAGTTTTGCTGTCAAAATGTTGCTTCTACCTTGGAAATGGGGGATGAAGTATTTCTGGGACACACTTTTGGATGCAGACCTTGAAAGTGATATCTTGGGTTGGCAGTATATCTCAGGTGGCTTACCAGATGGTCATGAGCTTGAGCGCTTGGACAATCCTGAG ATTCTAGGTGCCAAGTTTGATCCAGAAGGTGAGTATGTGAGGCAATGGCTACCTGAGTTGGCAAGAATGCCAACTGAGTGGATCCATCACCCCTGGGATGCACCACTTACTGTGCTTAGAGCATCAGGAGTTGAGTTGGGTCAAAATTACCCAAAGCCAATGATTGATGTAGATTTGGCCAGAGAAAGACTCACTGAAGCTATATTTAAGATGTGGGAATCTGAGGCAGCAGCAAAAGCTGCTGGTACTGAACCAAGGGATGAAGTTGTTGTAGACAACACTAACAGTGTTGAAAACTTGGACACTCCAAAACTTGTCTTTCTGGAAAAGGCTCCGTGTGCTACTGTTTCTGCTAATGATCAGAAGGTACCAGCACTACCGGATTCCAAGATAGACCACCCTCCTACTCGTAAGAGGCCAAATTGTATGGTAGAGGAGGGGCAGAACCAGGATAACTCTCAAAATCATAACAAAGATATTGGAATGTCAAGCATTGATCAAGACATTTGCTCCACAGCTGATTCTTCATCATGCAAGAAGCAGTGTGCCAGTACAAGCTCATATTCATTTTCAGTTCCACAACAGTGTTCCTCATCTTCAAATCTAAAGTGGCCATGGCAAGAACAGATTGACATGGAGCAGAGTTCTAGCAAAGATGGTAAGTATATTCTTACATTTCCAACGGagaaaagatatgaaaataCAGTCTCAAACGAGAgacatttacaaaaattatttgaataa
- the LOC108325369 gene encoding PRA1 family protein D — protein sequence MLPSAEMLANIKEASQTVISTRRPWRVFLDLFALTLPSSISEATTRLAHNVTYFLFNYALILLLIFLLTLFRHPLPLLIFFLLSATWYFLYFSRDDLPLAILPLAFLTVVALFVTAAWLNLLLALLIEAVVVFLHGVLRSTEDLVGDDQDSPYGHMLGDTPASGAYVPV from the coding sequence ATGTTGCCCTCTGCGGAAATGCTCGCTAATATAAAAGAAGCAAGTCAAACCGTTATCTCCACGCGCCGCCCGTGGCGCGTATTTCTTGACCTCTTCGCCCTCACCCTCCCGTCCTCCATTTCCGAAGCCACCACGCGCCTCGCTCACAACGTCACCTACTTCCTCTTCAACTACGCCctcatcctcctcctcatcttccTCCTCACCCTCTTCCGCCACCCACTCCCTCTCCTCattttcttcctcctctccGCCACCTGGTACTTCCTCTACTTCTCCCGCGATGACCTCCCCCTCGCAATCCTCCCACTCGCGTTTCTCACCGTTGTCGCACTCTTCGTTACCGCCGCCTGGCTCAACCTTCTTCTTGCCCTCCTAATTGAGGCCGTGGTGGTTTTCTTGCACGGCGTGCTCCGGAGTACGGAAGACCTTGTCGGGGACGATCAAGATTCCCCCTATGGCCATATGCTTGGTGACACTCCCGCCTCTGGTGCCTATGTACCTGTTTGA
- the LOC108325467 gene encoding E3 ubiquitin protein ligase DRIP2, translating to MTRELMKVNLRKLSEAVTCYLCNKWLKNAATITECCHSFCRECIEKKLIDEKLNHCPVCNTDLGCSPLDKLRSDTRKQELRDKIFPFHDENDEEPAAKLLAKIKKNLVSSLKPNREISKAGFKKVVIAEEADISSPKLDKVEGDKEDENQGDAEFGEEGATIGSARRAKAAARIKFICSAQPPGQEKTEGDKPRVETSSGTLKIRIPNLSKPNTELRNEKADMFEPINSQVGAGRKRKSRSNSTMQENGVTSVLVHSTDDDPQVGMVKIDNHTHKTNGNQNESIPSSSDSVKPIVSTREKRPKISEDLNFPAPAETDSDSESSKDFGPIWFCLVAAEENKGSAPLPQLSSCYLRVKDGSVTVSYIKKYLVKKLGLASETEVEITLQGQPVLSSWQLNSLVDIWLQTVPKNEILTSFGSSAKDFIMVLSYGRKA from the exons ATGACAAGGGAACTCATGAAGGTCAACTTGAGGAAGCTCTCCGAAGCCGTCACATGTTATTTGTGCAATAAATGGTTGAAAAACGCAGCCACAATAACAGAATGCTGTCATAGTT TTTGCAGGGAATGTATAGAAAAGAAGTTAATAGATGAGAAATTAAATCATTGTCCGGTTTGCAATACAGACTTAGGTTGTTCTCCACTCGACAAATTAAG GTCAGATACTCGTAAGCAAGAATTGAGGGACAAAATTTTCCCATTTCACGATGAAAATGATGAGGAACCTGCCGCCAAATTGTTAGCCAAAATAAAGAAGAATTTAGTTTCTTCATTAAAACCCAATAGAGAAATATCCAAAGctggttttaaaaaagttgtcatTGCCGAAGAAGCAGATATTTCATCTCCCAAACTTGATAAAGTGGAAGGTGATAAGGAAGATGAAAACCAGGGTGATGCTGAATTTGGGGAAGAAGGCGCTACAATTGGATCCGCTAGAAGAGCGAAAGCTGCGGCaagaataaaattcatttgCTCTGCACAACCTCCGGGACAAGAAAAGACAGAGGGTGATAAGCCTCGAGTTGAAACTTCCAGCGGAACTCTCAAAATCAGAATTCCG AATCTTTCAAAACCAAATACTGAGTTAAGGAATGAAAAGGCTGACATGTTTGAGCCAATAAATAGCCAGGTGGGAGCTGGAAGAAAACGCAAGTCCCGTAGTAATTCCACCATGCAAGAAAATGGTGTCACTTCAGTACTTGTGCACTCTACTGACGATGACCCTCAGGTTGGTATGGTCAAAATCGACAACCATACTCACAAAACTAATGGTAACCAAAACGAGTCAATTCCTTCAAGCTCAGATTCAGTAAAACCTATTGTTAGCACCCGAGAAAAAAGACCAAAAATCTCGGAGGACTTGAATTTCCCAGCACCAGCTGAAACTGATTCCGACAGTGAAAGCAGCAAAGACTTTGGTCCAATCTGGTTCTGCTTGGTTGCTGCAGAAGAGAA TAAAGGAAGTGCACCATTGCCACAACTATCTTCGTGCTACCTACGAGTCAA GGATGGCAGTGTAACTGTTTCCTACATTAAAAAGTATCTCGTGAAGAAGCTTGGTCTTGCTAGCGAAACTGAG GTGGAGATCACATTACAAGGGCAGCCAGTTTTATCTTCATGGCAACTGAACAGCTTAGTAGACATCTGGTTGCAAACTGTGCCAAAGAACGAGATTCTGACATCTTTTGGAAGTTCAGCCAAGGATTTTATCATGGTTCTTTCGTATGGTCGAAAGGCTTAA
- the LOC108325859 gene encoding probable aspartic proteinase GIP2 yields the protein MAASAKLLFLSFLTLFISSSIARTSFRPKALVLPVTKDVSASVPQYVTRIKQRTPLVPVKLTVDLGGGYFWVNCEKGYVSSTSKPVRCGSAQCSLFGSHGCSGEKICGRSPSNTVTGVSTYGDIHADVVATNSTDGNNPVRVVSVPKFLFICGSNVVQKGLASGVTGMAGLGRTKVSFPSQFASAFSFPRKFAICLSSSTMTDGVMFFGDGPYNFGYLNEDLSKVLTFTPLITNPVSTAPASFLGEPSVEYFIGVKSIRISDKDVPLNKTLLSIDRNGVGGTKISTVNPYTVMETSIYKAVSEAFVKAVGAATVAPVAPFGTCFASQDIGYTPMGPAVPTINLVLQNEKVVWSIIGANSMVRFDDVICLGFVDAGSGPSTAQVGFVVGGSHPMTSITIGALQLENNFLQFDLATSRLGFSSLFLEHTNCANFNFTSST from the coding sequence ATGGCAGCCTCTGCTAAACtcttatttttgtcttttcttaCGTTGTTCATCTCCTCCTCCATAGCTCGAACCTCTTTCAGACCAAAAGCACTTGTTCTTCCCGTCACCAAAGATGTTTCTGCCTCTGTTCCTCAGTATGTCACCCGAATCAAACAAAGAACCCCACTTGTGCCGGTGAAGCTAACCGTTGATCTTGGTGGCGGTTACTTTTGGGTGAACTGTGAAAAGGGCTATGTTTCATCCACTTCTAAACCTGTCCGCTGTGGCTCTGCTCAGTGCTCACTGTTCGGGTCGCACGGTTGCAGTGGGGAGAAAATTTGCGGTCGCTCTCCTAGCAACACTGTAACTGGGGTCTCCACATATGGTGACATTCATGCTGATGTTGTTGCTACCAATTCCACCGATGGAAACAATCCTGTAAGGGTGGTTTCTGTGCCCAAGTTTCTCTTTATATGCGGATCAAATGTTGTCCAAAAAGGCCTTGCCAGTGGTGTTACAGGCATGGCTGGTCTTGGCAGGACTAAAGTTTCCTTTCCTTCTCAATTTGCCTCAGCTTTCAGCTTCCCCAGAAAATTTGCCATTTGCTTGAGTTCCTCCACTATGACAGATGGTGTTATGTTTTTTGGTGACGGCCCTTATAATTTTGGTTATTTGAACGAGGATCTCTCCAAGGTTCTCACTTTCACCCCGCTGATTACAAACCCTGTCAGCACTGCTCCTGCCTCTTTCTTGGGGGAACCGTCGGTTGAATACTTCATCGGAGTGAAATCTATAAGAATTTCTGACAAAGATGTCCCGTTGAACAAGACCCTTTTGTCTATAGATAGAAATGGCGTTGGTGGGACTAAGATTAGCACTGTTAATCCATACACTGTTATGGAGACCTCAATTTACAAAGCTGTGTCAGAGGCCTTTGTGAAAGCAGTTGGAGCCGCTACTGTTGCACCCGTGGCTCCATTTGGGACTTGCTTTGCGAGCCAAGACATTGGGTACACACCGATGGGCCCGGCTGTGCCTACTATAAATCTGGTGTTGCAGAATGAGAAAGTGGTATGGAGCATCATCGGAGCAAATTCAATGGTGCGGTTTGATGATGTAATTTGTCTGGGCTTTGTGGATGCTGGATCAGGCCCAAGTACAGCCCAAGTTGGATTTGTGGTGGGTGGTTCTCACCCAATGACTTCAATTACCATCGGAGCACTTCAGTTGGAGAACAACTTCCTACAATTTGATTTAGCAACCTCAAGGCTTGGCTTCAGCTCGCTCTTCTTGGAACACACCAACTGTGCCAACTTTAACTTTACCTCTTCTACTTAG